A genome region from Manihot esculenta cultivar AM560-2 chromosome 5, M.esculenta_v8, whole genome shotgun sequence includes the following:
- the LOC110616342 gene encoding uncharacterized protein LOC110616342 produces MMDMRKLCPNLDKQDGLDTVLEVPVPEEMFSNMGNNKSSRWANMRALMMRAKSADKSSHLQAKSDNEFIALLKLVGSPLIPFQVHPDQPVTRSITDCSIEASTAKYIVQQYVAAIGGPMVLNSVTSMYAVGQVKMAGSEMQQGDGSVQTGGKSEVGGFVVWQKNPDLWCLELVVAGYKVNAGSDGKLAWNQSSCQTCHSNKGPPRPLRRFFQGLDPRCTANLFLEAVCIGENMANNEDCFVLKLETDVNILKTQASSNTEILHHTMWGYFSQRTGLLVKFEDTKLVKMNPARGNDTVFWETSIESLVEDYRYIEGMNIAHSGKTTATLYRYGESRNHKRKIEETWRIEEVGFNICGLSMDCFLPPADLMREQDGGEE; encoded by the exons ATGATGGATATGAGGAAGCTGTGTCCAAATTTAGACAAGCAAGATGGGCTCGACACCGTTTTGGAGGTGCCTGTTCCAGAAGAGATGTTCTCAAACATGGGCAACAATAAATCTTCGAGATGGGCGAACATGCGTGCATTAATGATGAGAGCTAAATCTGCAGATAAATCATCCCATCTTCAAGCTAAATCTGATAATGAGTTTATTGCATTGCTCAAGCTTGTCGGATCTCCTCTCATCCCTTTTCAAGTCCACCCAGATCAGCCTGTCACTCGATCTATCACAGATTGTTCCATT GAAGCTTCAACTGCGAAATATATAGTGCAACAATACGTTGCAGCAATAGGGGGACCAATGGTGCTGAACTCAGTGACGAGCATGTATGCAGTAGGGCAGGTTAAGATGGCTGGGTCTGAGATGCAACAGGGTGATGGTAGCGTGCAGACAGGAGGCAAATCTGAGGTTGGTGGGTTCGTGGTTTGGCAAAAAAATCCAGACCTTTGGTGCTTAGAACTAGTTGTTGCAGGTTACAAGGTTAATGCAGGTAGTGATGGTAAACTTGCCTGGAACCAGTCCTCTTGTCAAACTTGTCATTCAAATAAAGGCCCGCCACGACCCTTGAGACGTTTCTTCCAG GGGTTGGATCCCAGGTGCACGGCCAACTTGTTCTTGGAAGCAGTATGCATAGGAGAGAATATGGCGAATAATGAAGACTGTTTTGTGCTGAAGCTGGAGACTGAtgtaaacatcctgaaaactcAAGCTTCTTCCAAcacagaaatccttcaccatACAATGTGGGGCTACTTCAGCCAACGTACAGGATTGCTCGTGAAGTTTGAGGATACAAAGCTGGTGAAAATGAACCCTGCCAGAGGAAATGATACTGTCTTCTGGGAGACAAGTATCGAGTCATTGGTTGAAGATTATAGATATATTGAAGGCATGAACATAGCACACAGTGGAAAAACAACTGCAACGTTGTACAGATATGGAGAGTCGCGTAACCACAAGAGGAAGATTGAAGAAACATGGAGAATTGAAGAAGTTGGTTTCAATATTTGTGGGTTGTCAATGGATTGCTTTCTACCTCCTGCTGATCTAATGAGAGAGCAAGATGGTGGAGAAGAATAA